Proteins from a genomic interval of Sugiyamaella lignohabitans strain CBS 10342 chromosome C, complete sequence:
- a CDS encoding midasin (predicted) — protein MKFWTAISTAIGLRGNASNDARSPSFADAITASALSTAPAGVREVEGGIVVEVKADEDLGAGVIEANGELGVENEEVKGKTEFTELKPKFSLLVELAARLGLTTAVVMDVVFEITAPDDSNLIAVETNSDETAVLVAEGELINGELEATTTDDTGIEDSAEEATDCIGEDTTDDSTEVGTTDDTNDTTADETEEISTEEADDEFSETGTLDDREEELKPEADSAEEATEVSTEEAWIEDTAEEAAEIPVEEGARDNSLENGPPEERGTEATEVVVETGVIDEARIDNSVEIIDANKDVGTAEEATAKEDGWLENDTPDEPGNDDSAEEVSDVSEEDGAKDETGNEDSAEETIAEDGTAEDSLENGTLDEPTTEDSAEEATETNEDDRAKDDDGKEDSTEEITTDEGTEEDSLETGTLDEPATEDSAEEATDVNEEDGAKNDMGKEDSTEEITRDEGKEPDEEDSVERATETNVEDGAKEDTGKEDPAEEMVAEERTAEDSLENGAPDEPGTENSAEEATDVNDEDGEKDDTGKEDSTEEIVAEEAPDVKEDDGAKDDGGTDDSAEEIVAEETTAEDSLEKGPPDEAIELNDVTAEEATTDDVGAADMEELAEIAAEKGTADDSLDKDAADAPVTEDSEEEATDRNEVDGTKDDSTEGAADVAEAEDSLEFGTTDEPRTEDSAEATDVNEEDRAKDELGKEDSAEEIVAEKVTAEGSLDGPGTDDSAEATETNEEDGAKDDVGKEGSAEEIITTDEETAEDSPVNGAPDELGTEDSADVDTVAEASEEEESFEDVVIAVEDPADEEVAEETAIEEAEIATEEDASEDEEKTEEVTEEATEDAVQLRVLIPTGEQLTIGPGTVETCPKILETGLLL, from the exons ATGAAATTCTGGACTGCTATTTCAACCGCCATAGGACTAAGAGGAAACGCTTCCAATGATGCCAGAAGCCCTTCGTTTGCTGACGCAATTACAGCCAGCGCACTATCAACAGCTCCGGCAGGTGTTAGAGAAGTAGAGGGAGGAATAGTGGTGGAGGTAAAAGCAGACGAAGATTTGGGAGCCGGTGTGATAGAAGCCAATGGAGAGCTAGGGGTAGAGAATGAGGAAGTAAAAGGTAAGACGGAATTCACAGAACTCAAACCCAAGTTTTCACTACTAGTTGAACTGGCAGCAAGACTGGGGCTAACGACTGCAGTCGTAATGGATGTCGTTTTTGAAATAACGGCTCCTGATGATTCCAATCTCATAGCGGTGGAAACAAATTCAGATGAGACAGCTGTACTTGTAGCAGAAGGTGAACTTATCAATGGAGAGCTCGAGGCCACT ACCACTGACGATACTGGTATAGAAGACTCAGCGGAAGAAGCTACTGACTGTATTGGAGAAGATACAACTGACGACTCAACAGAGGTAGGGACGACAGACGACACTAATGATACAACTGCCGatgaaacagaagaaatctCCACTGAAGAAGCCGATGACGAGTTCTCAGAAACGGGTACATTAGATGATAGAGAGGAGGAACTTAAGCCAGAAGCTGAttcagcagaagaagcgacTGAGGTTAGTACAGAGGAAGCATGGATAGAGGatacagcagaagaagctgctgagattcctgttgaagaaggtgCAAGAGATAACTCGCTTGAAAACGGTCCGCCAGAGGAGAGAGGTACGGAAGCTACCGAAGTTGTCGTGGAAACAGGAGTGATAGACGAGGCAAGGATAGATAATTCAGTAGAAATTATTGACGCTAACAAAGATGTAggaacagcagaagaagctacTGCCAAAGAAGATGGTTGGCTTGAAAATGATACGCCAGATGAACCAGGGAACGACGACTCTGCAGAAGAAGTCTCTGATGTAAGCGAGGAGGATGGAGCGAAAGATGAAACGGGGAACGAAGATTCAGCAGAGGAAACCATCGCGGAAGACGGAACAGCAGAAGATTCACTGGAGAATGGTACACTCGATGAGCCAACGACAGAGGATTCggctgaagaagcaactgAGACGAACGAGGACGATAGAGCAAAGGACGATGATGGGAAAGAAGACTCAACAGAGGAAATCACTACAGACGAAGggacagaagaagattcaCTGGAGACTGGTACACTCGATGAGCCAGCGACAGAGGACTCAGCCGAAGAAGCTACTGATGTCAACGAGGAGGATGGAGCGAAGAACGATATGGGGAAGGAGGATTCAACAGAGGAAATCACTAGGGACGAAGGGAAAGaaccagatgaagaggactCAGTAGAAAGAGCAACTGAGACGAACGTAGAGGATGGAGCGAAGGAAGATACTGGCAAGGAAGATCCAGCAGAGGAAATGGTTGCGGAAGAAAGGACAGCAGAAGATTCACTAGAGAATGGTGCACCGGATGAGCCTGGGACAGAGAActcagcagaagaagctacTGATGTAAACGATGAGGATGGAGAGAAGGACGATACGGGGAAGGAAGATTCAACGGAGGAAATTGTTGCGGAAGAAGCCCCTGATGTAAAGGAGGACGATGGAGCGAAGGATGACGGGGGGACGGATGATTCAGCAGAGGAAATCGTTGCGGAAGAAACGACAGCAGAAGATTCACTGGAGAAGGGTCCACCAGATGAGGCCATAGAACTTAATGATGTGACTGCAGAAGAGGCAACTACAGATGACGTAGGGGCTGCGGATATGGAAGAACTCGCTGAGATTGCTGCCGAAAAAGGAACGGCAGACGACTCGCTCGACAAGGATGCTGCGGATGCACCTGTGACAGAGGACTCTGAGGAAGAAGCTACTGATAGGAACGAAGTGGATGGGACGAAGGATGATTCAACAGAAGGAGCTGCGGATGttgcagaagcagaagactCGCTTGAGTTTGGTACAACGGATGAGCCAAGGACAGAGGACTCAGCCGAAGCTACTGATGTAAACGAGGAAGATAGAGCGAAAGATGAATTGGGGAAGGAAGATTCAGCAGAGGAAATCGTTGCGGAAAAAGTAACAGCAGAAGGTTCGCTGGATGGGCCAGGGACAGATGACTCAGCAGAAGCCACTGAGACAAATGAAGAGGATGGAGCGAAGGACGATGTGGGGAAGGAAGGTTCAGCAGAGGAAATAATCACTACAGACGAAGAGACAGCAGAAGACTCGCCTGTGAATGGTGCTCCAGATGAACTGGGGACAGAAGACTCAGCAGATGTAGATACTGTAGCTGAAgcttctgaagaagaggagtCGTTCGAAGATGTGGTGATAGCTGTAGAGGATCCAGCCGATGAAGAAGTAGCGGAAGAAACAGCTATAGAGGAGGCTGAAATAgcaactgaagaagatgcaagtgaagacgaagagaaAACGGAAGAGGtgacagaagaagcaacagaGGACGCGGTACAACTGAGAGTGCTAATACCTACTGGTGAACAGCTTACAATTGGTCCTGGAACTGTGGAAACTTGCCCAAAAATATTAGAAACTGGACTGTTATTATAA
- the BUD2 gene encoding Bud2p (GTPase activating factor for Rsr1p/Bud1p; plays a role in spindle position checkpoint distinct from its role in bud site selection; required for both axial and bipolar budding patterns; mutants exhibit random budding in all cell types; GO_component: GO:0005935 - cellular bud neck [Evidence IDA] [PMID 10444589]; GO_component: GO:0005935 - cellular bud neck [Evidence IDA] [PMID 14562095]; GO_component: GO:0005737 - cytoplasm [Evidence IBA]; GO_component: GO:0005737 - cytoplasm [Evidence IDA] [PMID 14562095]; GO_component: GO:0005622 - intracellular [Evidence IEA]; GO_component: GO:0031235 - intrinsic component of the cytoplasmic side of the plasma membrane [Evidence IBA]; GO_component: GO:0005628 - prospore membrane [Evidence IDA] [PMID 24390141]; GO_function: GO:0005096 - GTPase activator activity [Evidence IEA,IEA]; GO_function: GO:0005099 - Ras GTPase activator activity [Evidence IBA]; GO_function: GO:0005099 - Ras GTPase activator activity [Evidence IDA] [PMID 8371782]; GO_process: GO:0007120 - axial cellular bud site selection [Evidence IMP] [PMID 2065354]; GO_process: GO:0007120 - axial cellular bud site selection [Evidence IMP] [PMID 22558355]; GO_process: GO:0007121 - bipolar cellular bud site selection [Evidence IMP] [PMID 2065354]; GO_process: GO:0007163 - establishment or maintenance of cell polarity [Evidence IMP] [PMID 23783029]; GO_process: GO:0030447 - filamentous growth [Evidence IMP] [PMID 15645503]; GO_process: GO:0036267 - invasive filamentous growth [Evidence IMP] [PMID 23783029]; GO_process: GO:0031578 - mitotic spindle orientation checkpoint [Evidence IMP] [PMID 22558355]; GO_process: GO:0046580 - negative regulation of Ras protein signal transduction [Evidence IBA]; GO_process: GO:0043547 - positive regulation of GTPase activity [Evidence IEA,IEA]; GO_process: GO:0032320 - positive regulation of Ras GTPase activity [Evidence IBA]; GO_process: GO:0051056 - regulation of small GTPase mediated signal transduction [Evidence IEA]; GO_process: GO:0007165 - signal transduction [Evidence IEA]) → MSSKTSSSTLKSQSTNPATTPGPAPPPSTLAGGAPGASRSPSPVPIPTKSRHAKSTHKTIVSSSVTSSSLSVSDTNTPPKPKRSETSKRRLLKASLSAQSFKAAFGSPTSISSISSSSSSSVGGSGASIGRSVSNASGSANGNGTTISHGMSGGVSPVDIVDSTGISGPRSTSPLPVPVPINKLASNGLRPLHSGASSTYSSQPSPTGSVFNNLPTGIVPQTTGSSVNKIATSSSVALPQRLPEITDDEKAKVVAATNGSTITPASPPLPFPFSVSRNISTSSLHSPGIEAGIAVSRNVSQNSSTASTGTSTPAICNPISSDVLVSSISAFGISNMAATGSPPFASAMNSPPPAPNPMGGNLDDYVVGTLDEDSEQDHENEDGSKSSNHSIRTNDSTTKTDSSLYNGSGQPGSRSVSGGISHAPPYVQTVREKKSLDSLSSSLDFAKRADSLRSMWESLEPNLRTSMRNYKSLQSECPVQWISSDCSEWVLGTGVIGSDGSLTLKLDDKEAIVISDLRRTTVVGTPHKRYMELVVPPSVSTTSRIILSPTSESDFNLWLSSLLLFSSLKPRGMQEKVWIVPRDDLPPRSLGGKEAQIIGHFEVYFPYYRSKNSRKNSAAFSPKPTKPVDKVSVFSKEGMWQPVVGSLDKSGVFRLTHVADGSLVQVIDMTKIFASRVREIDSSVFECRRVVYVYCQDAIMETQFEHPNKSRESHLFFCRFENSSDYYDWFTALRAFALHRIFSLSTPCTISASPVSKEISPILASSASSVSVASNLSSSVGGDLVPNLRKVMRVCRQINLRIIEGKIKDSDKSGVDINPFRDTYIEVQFENVVWARTFVCQGNSAPFWREDFVLNDFPVIGPTIKLVLKRRLSAAVSPIMDVAIGSIVLDEQKMRECEDVEKWLPLVYTPEAEREYDFDLYLCLKIGYDETKVLAAEKYAKLDSLLSDVSNSLTVQISEATGDINRLSDIFLKIMLSNCQALQWLVSLIDYDIEKVHETIKAHEKDPDNFPDIRKNFGNTLFRGNSLLTKSLERYMKLCGSDYLDKIVGVFARKVVHNAVYLEIDPDRLAQQGLSPEEVETTVADNQQKLCQYTTYLWNLIKNSVDDMPCVFKLIFKRLREQLSRELKRDEGHVVYNSVAGFLFLRFFCPAILNPKLFGLTRTHPTGNVQRSLTLITKMLQGFANRVRFGLKEPWMIPMNKFLDTHETELLEFYKAVTLCEGECDVTNGHIEEHCRRKKVNDGSLQNAIGCTLSNPYLIDKFENFAKMIEIWNKSSSAKKLGPKLEPKVDTLETPKSDAKADLENNDNDVKKDDVDDALRKFASYCREITDDRDELSRLLEEPESISVSNEEDILNSIDMKFDTSNGKVTLSKTRIAASKAPNHKKVRLKSTSESIQIIDDSVVESVDVSPKKGSRWMRLASRLK, encoded by the coding sequence ATGAGTTCTAAGAcgtcttcttcgactcTTAAGAGCCAGTCCACAAATCCTGCCACAACTCCAGGACCTGCTCCACCGCCGTCAACTTTAGCAGGAGGAGCTCCTGGAGCTTCACGATCACCTTCTCCCGTGCCGATACCAACCAAATCACGACACGCCAAATCGACTCATAAAACCATAGTATCATCTTCTGTCACCAGTTCTAGTCTGAGTGTTAGCGATACGAATACGCCACCCAAGCCTAAGAGGTCTGAAACTAGTAAACGACGACTGTTGAAAGCATCTCTGTCAGCACAGTCTTTCAAAGCCGCATTTGGCAGTCCAACAAGTATTAGTAGcatcagtagcagtagcagtagtagtgTTGGTGGCAGTGGAGCTAGCATTGGTCGAAGTGTCAGTAACGCCAGCGGTAGTGCTAATGGTAATGGAACTACTATTAGTCATGGAATGAGTGGTGGTGTAAGTCCcgttgatattgttgattCAACTGGTATATCAGGACCTCGCTCTACTTCGCCTCTTCCCGTTCCTGTCCCTATTAATAAGCTAGCATCGAATGGTTTACGACCTCTTCACTCTGGTGCTTCGTCGACTTATTCCAGTCAACCATCGCCCACTGGATCAGTATTCAACAACTTACCTACTGGTATCGTTCCTCAGACTACGGGTTCTAGCGTCAACAAAATCGCCACTTCGTCGTCTGTCGCATTACCACAACGACTTCCTGAAATcactgatgatgaaaaagCAAAGGTCgttgctgctactaatGGTTCCACTATTACCCCTGCATCGCCTCCATTACCATTTCCTTTCTCTGTTTCTCGTAATATTTCAACCTCTTCATTGCATAGTCCTGGTATCGAGGCAGGTATCGCAGTGTCTCGAAATGTATCACAAAACAGTTCCACTGCATCCACTGGTACCAGTACCCCAGCTATTTGTAATCCTATTTCGAGCGATGTTCTTGTCTCGTCTATTAGCGCATTTGGCATTTCCAACATGGCTGCCACCGGTAGTCCTCCTTTTGCATCGGCCATGAACAGTCCTCCTCCAGCTCCTAATCCGATGGGTGGTAATCTTGATGATTACGTTGTTGGAACCTTGGACGAAGATAGTGAACAGGACCATGAAAACGAAGATGGATCCAAGTCTTCAAATCACAGTATTCGCACCAACGACTCGACTACTAAAACGGATTCTAGTTTATACAACGGTTCAGGACAACCTGGTAGTCGTTCTGTTAGTGGCGGCATTTCTCACGCTCCTCCTTATGTACAGACGGTGAGGGAAAAGAAGAGTCTCGATAGTttaagttcttctttggatTTTGCCAAAAGAGCAGACTCTTTGAGAAGCATGTGGGAGTCTCTAGAACCAAATCTTCGTACTTCCATGCGAAACTACAAGTCTTTACAATCGGAATGTCCTGTGCAGTGGATCTCTTCTGATTGTTCTGAATGGGTCTTGGGAACGGGTGTGATCGGGTCTGATGGCTCTCTAACCCTCAAACTAGACGACAAAGAGGCTATTGTGATCTCGGATTTGCGTCGGACTACTGTCGTTGGTACTCCACACAAGAGATATATGGAGCTGGTAGTACCACCGAGTGTAAGCACCACATCGAGAATCATTCTTTCTCCAACCTCAGAATCTGACTTTAATCTGTGGTTATCATCTTTACTACTGTTTTCGTCCTTGAAACCTCGAGGTATGCAAGAAAAGGTATGGATTGTTCCTAGAGATGACCTGCCTCCTCGTTCTCTGGGAGGTAAAGAAGCACAAATCATTGGTCATTTCGAGGTGTACTTCCCATACTACAGGAGTAAGAACAGTCGAAAGAACAGTGCTGCGTTTTCTCCAAAGCCAACAAAGCCTGTTGATAAGGTATCAGTTTTTAGCAAAGAAGGCATGTGGCAACCGGTTGTTGGTTCTTTGGATAAAAGTGGTGTGTTCAGATTAACTCACGTAGCTGATGGCTCTTTGGTACAAGTTATCGACATGACCAAAATATTCGCGTCGAGAGTGCGTGAAATCGATAGTTCAGTCTTCGAATGTCGCAGGGTGGTCTATGTCTACTGTCAAGACGCTATTATGGAGACACAGTTCGAACACCCCAACAAATCTCGAGAGTCGCATTTATTCTTCTGTCGTTTTGAAAATAGTAGTGACTATTACGATTGGTTTACTGCATTGAGAGCATTTGCATTGCACAGAATATTCTCTCTCTCGACACCTTGTACTATATCTGCCTCGCCTGTTTCTAAAGAGATTTCCCCTATCTTGGCATCTTCTGCATCCAGCGTCTCAGTAGCATCCAACTTGTCCTCATcagttggtggtgatttAGTACCGAACCTCAGAAAGGTGATGAGAGTGTGCCGACAGATCAACCTTCGAATTATTGAAggcaaaatcaaagacaGTGACAAGTCTGGCGTCGATATCAATCCGTTCCGCGATACGTATATTGAAGTGCAGTTTGAAAATGTTGTATGGGCAAGGACTTTCGTGTGCCAGGGCAATAGTGCTCCTTTCTGGAGAGAGGACTTTGTTCTCAATGATTTCCCAGTTATCGGACCCACTATCAAGCTTGTACTGAAGAGAAGAttgtctgctgctgtaagCCCTATCATGGATGTGGCCATCGGATCGATTGTCCTCGACGAGCAGAAGATGAGAGAGTGCGAAGATGTTGAAAAGTGGTTGCCATTGGTTTACACTCCTGAAGCCGAACGAGAGTACGACTTTGATCTTTATTTATGTCTTAAGATTGGTTATGATGAGACAAAAGTGTTGGCCGCTGAGAAGTACGCCAAATTGGACTCTCTATTGAGTGACGTGAGCAACAGTTTAACTGTCCAAATATCAGAGGCTACTGGTGATATCAACCGTCTGAGCGACATTTTCTTGAAGATAATGCTTTCAAACTGTCAAGCTCTACAATGGCTTGTATCGCTCATTGACTACGATATTGAAAAGGTCCATGAAACTATCAAGGCCCATGAAAAGGATCCTGATAACTTTCCAGATATTCGCAAGAACTTTGGCAATACTCTGTTTAGAGGTAACTCGTTGCTTACTAAATCGCTAGAGCGGTATATGAAGTTGTGCGGTTCAGATTATCTTGACAAGATTGTTGGCGTTTTTGCACGTAAAGTGGTTCACAATGCTGTCTACCTTGAAATTGATCCTGATAGACTTGCACAACAAGGTCTGTCACCTGAAGAGGTTGAAACTACAGTTGCTGACAATCAGCAGAAGCTGTGCCAGTACACTACATACTTGTGGAACCTCATAAAAAACTCAGTAGACGATATGCCATGTGTTTTCAAACTGATTTTCAAACGGTTGCGAGAACAGCTATCTCGCGAGCTCAAGAGAGATGAGGGCCATGTCGTTTACAATTCAGTTGCGGGATTCCTCTTTTTGCGGTTTTTCTGTCCTGCTATTTTGAATCCCAAACTGTTTGGACTGACAAGAACCCATCCTACCGGCAATGTCCAGCGATCCCTGACGCTAATTACCAAAATGCTACAAGGATTTGCTAACCGAGTGCGATTTGGACTCAAGGAACCGTGGATGATTCCTATGAACAAGTTTTTAGACACTCACGAGACCGAACTACTTGAGTTCTACAAAGCAGTTACTCTTTGTGAAGGCGAGTGTGATGTTACCAATGGCCATATCGAAGAGCACTGCCGTCGCAAGAAGGTCAATGACGGTTCGCTTCAGAACGCTATTGGCTGCACTCTAAGCAACCCATACTTGATCGATAAGTTTGAAAACTTTGCTAAAATGATAGAAATTTGGAACAAAAGCTCATCTGCGAAGAAGCTTGGTCCGAAATTAGAACCCAAGGTTGATACCCTAGAGACACCCAAGTCAGATGCAAAGGCTGATTTGGAgaataatgataatgatgtgAAGAAggatgatgttgatgatgcaTTAAGAAAGTTTGCTAGCTATTGCCGAGAAATCACCGACGACAGAGATGAGCTGTCTCGTCTTCTTGAGGAGCCGGAGAGTATTAGCGTGTCCAATGAAGAGGACATCTTGAATTCGATTGACATGAAGTTTGATACATCGAATGGCAAAGTAACTCTGTCAAAGACTCGAATCGCTGCTTCGAAAGCTCCCAACCACAAGAAGGTCCGTCTGAAGAGTACATCCGAGTCTATACAGATCATAGATGACTCGGTTGTCGAGTCGGTTGACGTGAGTCCCAAGAAGGGCTCGCGGTGGATGAGGCTGGCTAGCCGCTTAAAAtga